In the Nitrososphaerota archaeon genome, one interval contains:
- a CDS encoding ABC transporter substrate-binding protein, which translates to MALVSTRVIAAVAIVLIIIAGVGGYLGGASQVTTTTVTQTVTETRRETLTQTVTSTTLAPGAPYTTTVTATAPPTTTTVTRTVTTTVTTTVATTATPAKPILEGYELRVGIVLPLSGGLAAFGQSGYRGALLATDEINEAGGILGAKIKLVVEDFAGDPKVAVTATEKVITVNKVHVLRGYFTSSAAMAAMPTAEKYKTPVLSIGSSAKELCEQGWKYWFKTPPNSTMFSLVVTEFMSKQLEPMLKLGRPLKVAVLHENTLMGVSDKNEFLKMVEGKGLKWEIVAAEAYTAGALDFKPVLEKLKALNPDVVAASGYLTDTVLIAKQSKEIGFNPIWVSIGGAGMQTPALIELAGENVAYWFVANEYWWDRNYPSADAGLRVAKAFMARYGYPPDFQGWTGYAGMYILKELIEKAAEENPDKVKQMFANDDVTAIREMIRNGLATMKFYLDWTGELYFEANGQLAYSLTGPTMGCTIIQIQPAKPTDLWSAQGLTFRTVYSPVYKVADPLLPPK; encoded by the coding sequence ATGGCTTTGGTTAGCACACGTGTTATCGCAGCAGTCGCCATAGTCCTTATCATCATTGCTGGTGTAGGAGGCTACCTTGGTGGGGCAAGTCAAGTCACAACCACAACTGTGACACAGACGGTTACAGAAACTCGTCGTGAAACTCTGACACAGACGGTTACATCAACAACCCTAGCACCAGGAGCACCATATACAACAACCGTAACCGCAACAGCGCCTCCAACAACAACCACAGTAACAAGAACAGTAACAACCACCGTGACAACGACAGTAGCGACAACCGCCACACCAGCAAAGCCGATCTTGGAGGGATATGAGCTCAGAGTAGGCATAGTCTTACCTCTCTCAGGCGGCTTGGCTGCCTTCGGTCAATCTGGGTATCGCGGTGCGCTCTTAGCGACTGATGAGATAAATGAGGCGGGCGGCATATTGGGGGCTAAGATTAAGCTTGTTGTTGAGGATTTCGCCGGAGATCCTAAGGTTGCTGTAACCGCTACAGAGAAGGTGATTACGGTGAATAAGGTACACGTTCTGAGGGGATACTTCACAAGCAGTGCTGCAATGGCTGCTATGCCGACTGCAGAGAAGTATAAGACCCCTGTTCTCTCTATCGGATCATCGGCTAAGGAGCTTTGTGAGCAAGGTTGGAAATACTGGTTCAAGACACCTCCGAACAGCACAATGTTCTCCCTTGTGGTCACAGAATTCATGAGTAAGCAGCTTGAACCGATGCTGAAGTTAGGAAGACCGCTGAAAGTCGCGGTGCTTCATGAAAACACCCTTATGGGTGTATCGGATAAGAATGAATTCCTAAAGATGGTCGAAGGAAAAGGTCTGAAGTGGGAGATAGTCGCTGCTGAAGCCTACACTGCCGGTGCACTAGACTTCAAACCAGTACTTGAGAAGCTAAAGGCTTTGAACCCCGATGTGGTTGCGGCGTCTGGCTACTTAACAGACACCGTTTTGATCGCCAAACAGTCTAAGGAGATAGGTTTCAACCCAATATGGGTAAGCATAGGCGGCGCAGGTATGCAGACCCCTGCGCTCATCGAGCTGGCTGGCGAAAACGTCGCATACTGGTTCGTAGCAAACGAATACTGGTGGGACAGGAACTATCCAAGCGCAGACGCAGGACTTAGGGTTGCTAAAGCTTTCATGGCTAGGTACGGATATCCTCCAGACTTCCAAGGCTGGACCGGGTATGCCGGGATGTATATACTTAAAGAACTCATTGAGAAAGCAGCTGAGGAGAACCCTGACAAAGTGAAACAGATGTTCGCGAACGACGACGTCACAGCGATCCGAGAGATGATTAGAAACGGTCTTGCCACGATGAAATTCTACCTAGATTGGACCGGGGAACTCTACTTTGAAGCAAACGGGCAACTAGCGTATTCGTTAACCGGGCCTACGATGGGCTGCACGATAATCCAGATACAGCCCGCAAAACCGACAGACCTTTGGTCAGCCCAAGGTCTCACCTTCCGCACAGTCTACTCACCAGTCTACAAAGTGGCTGATCCTCTGCTTCCACCCAAATAA
- a CDS encoding ABC transporter ATP-binding protein, which produces MALLEVNELRKNFGGVVALSKVELKVDKGEIVGLIGPNGAGKTTLYNCITGFYKPTSGRVMFDGKDITGLPSHKICKLGIARTFQIPRPFMTLTLFENVMVGALGIGMTLKEANEHAKKIIGFLMLDDYANQPIGKLNFNYRRRCEMARALATKPKLLMFDETFAGLNPRETDDMIETVKKIHKEGTTIMLTEHVMKVVMSLAERILVLHQGTLIAEGPPAKISTDANVIEAYLGRMPTT; this is translated from the coding sequence TTGGCGTTATTAGAAGTCAATGAGCTACGCAAGAACTTTGGCGGTGTGGTAGCTTTAAGCAAGGTTGAACTAAAAGTCGACAAAGGGGAAATAGTGGGCCTCATCGGACCAAATGGTGCAGGCAAAACAACTCTTTATAATTGCATAACTGGCTTCTATAAGCCTACATCCGGCAGAGTAATGTTCGACGGCAAAGACATCACAGGTTTACCAAGCCATAAAATATGCAAACTAGGAATAGCAAGAACCTTCCAAATCCCCCGCCCATTTATGACTCTTACACTATTTGAAAACGTTATGGTAGGCGCGTTAGGGATAGGCATGACGCTAAAGGAAGCAAATGAACACGCTAAGAAGATAATAGGCTTCCTTATGCTAGATGATTACGCTAATCAACCCATAGGTAAGTTAAACTTCAACTATAGAAGGCGTTGCGAGATGGCTAGAGCGTTAGCAACCAAACCTAAACTCCTTATGTTTGATGAAACATTCGCTGGTTTAAACCCGAGAGAAACAGATGACATGATAGAAACAGTTAAGAAAATCCATAAAGAAGGTACAACGATTATGTTAACGGAGCACGTGATGAAGGTTGTTATGTCATTAGCGGAGCGAATACTTGTGCTTCACCAGGGTACTCTGATAGCTGAGGGGCCACCAGCGAAGATCTCAACCGACGCTAACGTGATAGAAGCCTATTTAGGTAGGATGCCTACCACGTAG
- a CDS encoding ABC transporter ATP-binding protein: MLEVENIDAAYGSLQVLWDVSLKISEGEMVSVIGSNGAGKTTLLRTIGGLLYPKKGRIKFFNNDITTSKPTVRAAHGIAHVMEGRRLFPQLTVEENLKMGAYLSEAWKKRHETIETVFELFPRLKERRKQLAGTLSGGEQQMLAIGRALMMRPKLLLLDEPSLGIAPKLALSIFDTIKKINYREKTAILLVEQNVYLSLQLTQRAYVIENGRIVLEGMSEKLLENPEVKKSYLGK; the protein is encoded by the coding sequence ATGCTAGAAGTAGAAAATATTGATGCAGCATACGGAAGCCTACAGGTCTTATGGGATGTCAGTCTAAAGATATCAGAAGGAGAGATGGTTTCGGTCATTGGAAGCAACGGAGCCGGTAAAACAACCTTGTTAAGAACCATAGGCGGACTACTATACCCGAAGAAGGGCAGAATAAAGTTCTTCAACAACGATATCACAACCTCTAAACCTACGGTAAGAGCAGCACACGGCATCGCACACGTCATGGAAGGAAGAAGGCTCTTTCCGCAACTAACTGTAGAAGAAAATCTAAAAATGGGCGCCTACCTTTCAGAAGCTTGGAAGAAGCGGCACGAAACTATCGAGACGGTATTTGAACTCTTCCCCAGACTAAAAGAGAGGAGGAAGCAGTTAGCTGGAACATTGAGCGGCGGTGAACAGCAGATGCTCGCGATCGGCAGAGCTCTGATGATGAGACCCAAATTACTCCTACTAGATGAACCTTCTCTCGGCATTGCTCCTAAATTAGCCTTATCTATATTTGATACTATAAAAAAGATAAATTATAGAGAGAAAACCGCTATCCTACTAGTCGAACAGAATGTATACCTCTCCCTACAACTCACGCAAAGAGCGTACGTAATCGAGAACGGGAGAATAGTTTTAGAGGGAATGTCCGAAAAACTCTTGGAAAATCCAGAAGTAAAAAAGAGTTATCTAGGGAAGTAA
- a CDS encoding molybdopterin-dependent oxidoreductase yields the protein MEIKSSQQKGPSSNSPQSKAETDPPYRVEHLPSGLGGFCYSPPPMEVHVKDNHIVRILPCHFPEETRVWEIKTDRGLFTRPKKAVPHPQMLAYRNRVYTPTRVKYPMKRVDWSPDNPNPQNRGKSGYVRISWDEAIDIVVKMIKRIKEKYGDCTPILVQGDGHGQSGFLHTMHFYGHMLFDKLGFGWTQQIRNPDSWEGYYWGAKLVWGFDPTLGEPYTDGVWENVLQHGEVVIFSGCDPETTAAGFSSHATHLCEALKKAGIKIIAISPDLNYSEAVWADKWIPINPNTDAALYLALAYVWIKENLYDKDYVQRCCIGFEGFMKHVLGEDDGVPKTPEWAEKITGVPAWEIKALARVWASKKTSLAVVYGGSKIRGPYSHIPGRMEAYALAMQGLGKDGRQFLRFWISSRLNVKDIAPLPVYPDVLTEARTYIPRTAYAFKVQPPPAIPLIKTLVPDAILNPPVTWWCSGAQMNTMQDLFVKYRYPPVDGHPGIRMIWNENGCYTTCWHGYQFIEALRSPKIEFHLVIHPWFENDALFADLILPGLTDFEVDDLVVSARSEIIGLVYHERIIEPIGESKSDYEIHRMIAERLAKEFNKPELLQAFPEPEVVLKEFYEKTLACRKYGISWEEFKKSKKLIIYSHPSWEEWVEIKKRYGYEAYDCFMGKFYKNGSGLETPSSKIEFQSQLALKHAPNDPERPPIAKWIEHHELPTSAKSQKYPFLLCSNHPRYRFHSQGDEIMWLREAYRVKGEDGYLYEAVWIHPSDAERLRVKTGDVVMIYNDLGSVLAGVLVTEKIKPGVISIDHGARLDPLSVEDRIDRGGAIDLLTPTPSFKYKRGEEIRVPEQVCSGFLVGVKKVDLEELKKKYPQAFTRKMHPIMGPITEAYLTEEVR from the coding sequence TTGGAAATTAAATCTTCTCAACAAAAGGGTCCGAGCTCGAATTCTCCACAATCTAAGGCTGAAACCGATCCTCCATATAGGGTTGAACACCTACCCTCTGGATTAGGCGGCTTTTGCTACTCCCCTCCTCCGATGGAGGTGCACGTCAAGGATAACCATATAGTAAGGATCTTACCCTGCCATTTTCCAGAGGAGACGAGGGTTTGGGAGATCAAGACAGATCGAGGCTTGTTTACAAGACCGAAGAAAGCAGTCCCCCATCCTCAAATGTTAGCTTATCGAAACCGCGTCTACACACCTACTAGAGTTAAGTACCCTATGAAGAGGGTTGATTGGAGCCCAGATAACCCTAACCCCCAAAACAGAGGTAAGTCTGGTTACGTCAGAATCTCCTGGGACGAAGCCATCGATATAGTCGTCAAAATGATCAAAAGGATTAAGGAGAAGTACGGTGACTGCACACCAATATTAGTACAGGGCGATGGGCACGGGCAATCAGGCTTTCTGCACACCATGCACTTCTACGGCCATATGCTATTTGACAAGCTAGGTTTCGGATGGACTCAGCAGATCAGAAACCCAGACAGCTGGGAGGGCTACTATTGGGGAGCAAAACTTGTGTGGGGTTTTGATCCGACCCTCGGTGAACCATACACAGACGGCGTTTGGGAGAACGTTCTACAACATGGTGAAGTCGTTATATTCTCAGGGTGTGATCCAGAAACAACGGCTGCTGGCTTCAGCTCCCACGCCACACATCTATGTGAAGCACTAAAAAAGGCAGGGATTAAGATAATAGCAATATCACCGGACCTAAATTATAGCGAAGCAGTTTGGGCCGATAAGTGGATCCCAATAAACCCCAATACAGACGCAGCACTATACCTAGCCTTAGCATATGTATGGATCAAGGAGAATCTCTATGACAAAGATTACGTTCAGAGATGCTGCATAGGCTTCGAAGGTTTTATGAAACACGTGCTTGGAGAAGATGATGGTGTTCCAAAGACGCCTGAATGGGCTGAGAAGATAACAGGCGTACCCGCATGGGAGATAAAGGCTCTAGCAAGAGTTTGGGCTAGCAAGAAGACGTCTCTAGCGGTCGTCTACGGTGGCTCTAAGATTAGGGGCCCATACTCCCATATCCCCGGTAGAATGGAAGCATATGCTCTTGCTATGCAAGGGCTGGGGAAAGATGGTAGACAATTCTTGAGATTCTGGATCTCATCTAGATTAAATGTAAAGGATATCGCGCCATTACCCGTCTATCCTGATGTGTTGACAGAGGCGCGTACCTACATCCCCAGAACCGCTTACGCCTTTAAGGTTCAGCCTCCGCCAGCGATACCACTCATAAAAACCCTGGTTCCAGACGCGATACTAAATCCCCCTGTGACGTGGTGGTGCTCTGGCGCTCAAATGAACACGATGCAAGACCTCTTTGTGAAGTATAGATACCCTCCGGTAGATGGGCATCCTGGTATCAGAATGATATGGAACGAAAATGGCTGCTACACGACCTGCTGGCACGGATACCAGTTCATCGAAGCTTTGAGAAGCCCGAAGATCGAGTTTCATCTAGTGATCCACCCGTGGTTTGAAAACGATGCCCTGTTTGCGGATCTAATTTTGCCTGGACTGACTGATTTTGAGGTGGATGATCTAGTGGTTAGCGCAAGGTCTGAAATCATCGGCTTAGTGTACCACGAAAGGATTATTGAACCGATTGGTGAATCAAAGAGCGACTACGAAATTCATAGGATGATTGCAGAGAGGCTGGCAAAGGAGTTCAATAAGCCTGAGCTGCTTCAAGCCTTTCCAGAGCCTGAAGTCGTTCTCAAGGAGTTCTATGAGAAGACATTAGCCTGCAGAAAGTATGGCATAAGCTGGGAAGAGTTCAAGAAGAGCAAGAAACTTATCATCTACAGCCACCCATCCTGGGAAGAGTGGGTTGAAATCAAGAAGAGGTACGGATACGAGGCATACGATTGCTTCATGGGTAAATTCTACAAGAACGGCTCAGGCTTAGAAACGCCTAGCAGCAAAATAGAGTTTCAATCACAATTAGCTTTGAAGCACGCACCCAACGATCCCGAAAGACCACCTATAGCTAAATGGATTGAGCACCACGAGTTGCCAACTTCAGCAAAAAGCCAGAAGTACCCGTTCCTCTTATGCTCAAACCACCCAAGGTATAGGTTTCATTCACAAGGAGACGAAATAATGTGGTTAAGGGAGGCATACAGAGTCAAAGGAGAGGACGGTTACCTCTACGAGGCTGTTTGGATTCACCCTTCTGACGCTGAGAGACTAAGGGTAAAGACCGGCGATGTTGTAATGATTTATAACGATTTAGGCTCTGTTCTTGCAGGGGTCTTGGTTACAGAGAAGATCAAACCAGGTGTGATATCCATAGATCACGGTGCAAGGTTAGATCCGCTTAGCGTCGAAGACAGGATCGATAGAGGTGGTGCGATAGACCTCTTAACGCCAACACCATCCTTCAAATATAAGAGAGGTGAAGAGATTAGGGTTCCCGAACAGGTCTGCTCAGGATTCTTGGTTGGGGTTAAAAAAGTTGACCTCGAAGAGCTGAAGAAGAAATATCCTCAAGCATTCACGAGGAAGATGCATCCCATTATGGGTCCGATAACAGAGGCTTACCTAACTGAGGAGGTGAGGTGA
- a CDS encoding 4Fe-4S dicluster domain-containing protein, with translation MGKVFVIDVEKCIGCLSCVVACKDEFVTNDWTPYSKPQPEYGAFWIRVDAQERGTTPKVKVTYTPVPCMHCDNAPCIKACPVNAITKRADGIVLIEPDICNGCKSLDAGPLCMKACPYDVIYFNDQLGIAQKCTFCAHLLDDPNWRYGPRCYDACPIEAIIYGEENDPKIRELINRAKTLYPEYNAQPRVYYLNLPQPFITGSLVDPDLKEAIANAKVTAIDLYTSEKLEAYTDEFGDFWLKNLKWNHRYLVEIEKEGYKKKTLGIYITNRDLNLQIINLRR, from the coding sequence ATGGGCAAGGTCTTTGTCATTGATGTCGAAAAATGCATAGGTTGTTTAAGCTGCGTAGTCGCTTGCAAAGATGAGTTCGTAACCAATGATTGGACCCCATACTCTAAACCTCAACCCGAATATGGAGCCTTCTGGATTAGGGTAGATGCGCAAGAGAGAGGAACCACGCCTAAAGTCAAAGTAACTTATACTCCAGTCCCTTGCATGCACTGCGACAACGCACCCTGCATTAAAGCTTGCCCAGTTAACGCGATTACTAAACGCGCCGACGGAATAGTGCTGATTGAACCGGATATATGTAACGGCTGCAAGTCATTAGACGCAGGACCACTTTGTATGAAAGCCTGTCCATACGACGTTATTTACTTCAACGACCAATTGGGAATCGCTCAGAAATGCACATTTTGTGCTCATCTGCTAGACGATCCTAACTGGAGATATGGACCCCGATGCTATGACGCCTGCCCAATCGAGGCCATAATATATGGAGAAGAAAACGACCCGAAAATCAGGGAACTAATCAATAGAGCAAAGACCCTTTATCCCGAGTATAATGCTCAGCCAAGGGTATATTACTTGAATCTACCTCAACCCTTTATCACAGGGAGCTTGGTGGACCCTGATCTAAAAGAAGCAATTGCGAACGCCAAGGTAACCGCAATAGATCTATACACATCCGAAAAGCTTGAAGCTTACACAGACGAGTTTGGAGACTTCTGGCTTAAGAATCTGAAGTGGAACCACAGATATCTTGTTGAGATCGAAAAAGAAGGGTACAAGAAGAAGACGTTAGGCATATACATAACAAACCGCGATCTAAACCTACAAATCATAAACTTAAGGAGGTAA
- a CDS encoding molybdopterin-dependent oxidoreductase codes for MEHTTDVKVCYVSHGLGGLSGSAEPLEVHVKNGKILRIKPLHFEGVRLYEIKARGKRFTQPAKTLPYWVSLAYKKRVYSPNRVKYPLKRVDWSPENRNPQNRGKSGFVRISWEEALDIIEKELKRIKETYGLWSVLVQDDGHGQGGAVQTPHGIHHELFRQLGGWTQQVRNPDSWEGYYWGAKHIWGMEGPHAGLPHQDAIFDDILENTEVLIFTGCDPESTVAGFAGQIGSIMCRWFKEAGIKIVAISPDCNFANAIHADKWIPIRPNTDGALYLAIAYLWIKAGTYDKNFLQTHCVGFDDFRRYVMGEEDGVPKTPEWAERITGIPTRTIKALAKTWFKKRTSLALWFGGPKIRGPYAHELARLEVICLAMQGVGKPGRQLLRGFYPAATGKNLAPIPQYPETTRSFVGSTVARYTVAAISPVIVPKVLVADAILNPPVTWYGTGAIAAPREDQFRKYTFPPEGHPGIRMIWNANCCYITCWNSKIIEAYRSPKIEFIVAVTPWLENEAMFADIILPAQTIFEHEDLVMTTRAAVSATAYQERCIEPIGESKSDYEICRLVAQRMGIGDAFPPPEELMKRMYESTFAYTKYGISWEEFKKRKIFIPDHPTWEEWKQIQKDIEAKYGLTWGSRPGLTWFYELPEGKGLETPTGKLEIVSTGLAKHFPNDDERPPLPHYIPYGETHQESLLHPRAKRYTLLLFSNHPKWRFHAQGDDITWIREVPTCKVRGPDGYLYEPLWIHPADAEKRGIKSGDIVKVYNERGTVLCGAYVTERVMPGTVHVHHGSRADLISLDPLIDRGGAIDLIVPHKPMSRNTVGQVCSGILVEVEKANIDELMKKYPQAFTRPAHPNLGPYHETWVMG; via the coding sequence TTGGAGCATACTACAGATGTTAAGGTGTGTTATGTTAGCCACGGGTTAGGGGGGCTCTCAGGCTCAGCAGAACCGTTGGAAGTTCACGTTAAAAACGGCAAAATACTGAGGATAAAGCCTCTCCATTTCGAGGGAGTTAGGCTCTACGAGATAAAGGCAAGAGGGAAACGCTTTACCCAACCTGCTAAAACACTCCCCTACTGGGTAAGCCTAGCATACAAGAAACGCGTTTATTCGCCGAATAGAGTCAAGTATCCGTTAAAGAGGGTAGACTGGAGCCCTGAAAATAGGAACCCGCAGAATAGGGGGAAGAGTGGGTTTGTCAGGATAAGTTGGGAGGAAGCCCTTGATATAATCGAGAAGGAATTAAAGAGAATAAAGGAAACATACGGGTTATGGTCTGTGCTTGTGCAAGACGACGGTCACGGGCAAGGAGGAGCGGTACAGACACCCCATGGTATCCACCACGAACTTTTCCGCCAGCTCGGCGGCTGGACCCAGCAGGTTAGAAACCCAGATAGCTGGGAGGGCTACTATTGGGGTGCAAAGCACATTTGGGGGATGGAGGGACCGCACGCAGGGCTTCCACACCAAGACGCAATCTTTGATGATATTTTAGAGAATACTGAGGTGCTGATATTTACAGGGTGTGATCCAGAGTCTACGGTTGCTGGCTTCGCTGGTCAGATCGGAAGTATTATGTGCAGATGGTTTAAGGAAGCTGGAATAAAGATAGTTGCCATATCTCCCGACTGCAACTTTGCCAACGCCATTCACGCTGACAAGTGGATCCCTATAAGACCAAACACAGATGGAGCGCTTTATCTAGCGATCGCCTACCTCTGGATAAAGGCTGGAACATACGACAAGAACTTCCTTCAGACTCACTGCGTCGGCTTCGACGATTTTCGTAGATATGTGATGGGTGAGGAAGATGGAGTGCCGAAGACACCTGAGTGGGCTGAGAGAATAACTGGCATACCTACTAGAACAATAAAGGCGTTAGCTAAAACTTGGTTTAAGAAGCGAACCTCTCTAGCGCTCTGGTTTGGAGGACCGAAGATCAGAGGCCCATACGCCCACGAGCTGGCCAGACTAGAGGTAATATGTTTGGCTATGCAAGGAGTAGGGAAACCTGGGAGACAGCTGCTTAGAGGTTTCTATCCAGCTGCTACAGGGAAGAACTTGGCACCTATTCCACAGTACCCAGAGACCACAAGATCATTCGTCGGCAGCACTGTAGCTAGATACACCGTTGCAGCCATTTCCCCGGTAATTGTGCCAAAGGTGCTTGTAGCCGATGCGATTCTGAACCCTCCAGTAACTTGGTACGGTACGGGTGCAATAGCAGCGCCGAGAGAGGATCAGTTTAGGAAGTACACTTTCCCACCCGAAGGTCATCCAGGTATACGCATGATCTGGAACGCCAACTGCTGTTATATCACGTGTTGGAATAGTAAGATAATAGAGGCTTATAGGAGCCCAAAGATAGAGTTCATAGTTGCTGTGACCCCATGGCTTGAGAATGAGGCAATGTTCGCCGATATAATACTCCCGGCGCAGACGATCTTTGAACACGAAGACTTGGTAATGACGACTAGAGCGGCGGTAAGTGCAACAGCTTATCAAGAAAGGTGTATAGAGCCGATAGGCGAATCAAAGAGCGATTACGAAATATGCCGCTTAGTAGCACAGAGAATGGGGATCGGAGACGCTTTTCCACCTCCTGAAGAGCTTATGAAGAGGATGTATGAATCAACATTTGCGTACACGAAATATGGGATAAGTTGGGAGGAGTTTAAGAAGAGGAAGATCTTTATCCCAGACCACCCTACCTGGGAGGAGTGGAAACAGATCCAAAAGGATATCGAAGCCAAATATGGTCTTACCTGGGGCTCCAGACCGGGGTTGACCTGGTTCTACGAGTTGCCTGAAGGAAAGGGGCTTGAAACCCCAACTGGCAAACTGGAGATAGTCTCTACCGGGCTAGCTAAACACTTCCCAAATGATGACGAAAGACCACCTCTACCACACTATATACCGTATGGTGAAACTCATCAAGAAAGCCTCCTCCACCCAAGAGCTAAAAGATACACACTACTATTATTCTCAAACCATCCTAAATGGAGGTTCCACGCGCAAGGAGATGATATAACTTGGATAAGGGAGGTACCTACTTGTAAAGTAAGAGGCCCTGACGGCTACCTCTACGAGCCCCTATGGATCCACCCTGCTGATGCAGAGAAAAGGGGGATAAAGAGTGGTGACATAGTTAAAGTTTATAACGAACGCGGGACGGTGCTGTGCGGAGCCTATGTGACGGAGCGGGTAATGCCCGGTACAGTCCATGTGCACCACGGATCTAGGGCTGATCTAATATCTCTAGACCCGCTTATAGATAGAGGTGGAGCGATCGATCTAATCGTCCCACACAAACCTATGTCAAGAAACACGGTCGGTCAAGTCTGCAGCGGCATCCTCGTTGAGGTAGAAAAAGCGAACATCGATGAGCTTATGAAGAAATATCCGCAAGCATTTACTCGCCCAGCACATCCGAATCTAGGACCATATCACGAAACTTGGGTTATGGGGTGA
- a CDS encoding oxidoreductase, with protein MGKALVIDVAKCVGCYCCQIACKDEHVDNDWSPYAKPQPDTGHFWLKVNEVERGTTPKVKVTYIPYLCMHCDNPPCIPACPVRAITKRADGIVLINPDRCDGCVARESGPLCIKACPYDVIYFNKQLKIAQKCTLCAHILDGVDPLVKIPRCVEVCPHNVIMFGEYSELKDLIDKAEVMKPEANAQPRVYYLNLPKPFIAGEVYDPELDEEIEGAKVTATDLTTGKTYNAETDEFGDFWLQNLEKDHRYKLTVEKDGYITWALDEIKAERDINLGEIPLLKKR; from the coding sequence ATGGGGAAAGCCTTAGTGATAGACGTAGCTAAGTGTGTGGGTTGTTACTGCTGCCAGATAGCGTGTAAGGATGAGCACGTCGATAACGACTGGAGCCCGTATGCGAAGCCTCAGCCAGACACAGGACACTTCTGGCTGAAGGTGAATGAGGTTGAGAGGGGCACTACACCTAAGGTTAAGGTGACTTACATACCGTATCTATGTATGCACTGCGATAACCCGCCCTGCATCCCAGCCTGCCCGGTGAGGGCTATAACTAAGAGAGCAGACGGCATTGTCCTCATCAACCCAGATAGATGTGATGGATGCGTAGCGAGGGAGAGCGGACCACTATGCATCAAAGCCTGCCCCTACGACGTAATCTACTTTAACAAGCAGCTCAAAATCGCTCAGAAGTGCACACTCTGCGCCCACATACTCGATGGTGTAGACCCGCTCGTCAAAATTCCTAGATGTGTTGAGGTGTGTCCTCATAATGTCATAATGTTTGGAGAATATAGTGAGCTAAAGGATCTAATCGATAAGGCTGAAGTTATGAAGCCTGAGGCTAACGCCCAACCGAGAGTATACTACCTTAACCTACCTAAACCATTCATAGCCGGCGAAGTCTACGACCCCGAGCTCGATGAAGAGATCGAAGGAGCGAAGGTTACTGCAACAGACCTAACTACCGGGAAGACCTATAACGCAGAAACAGACGAATTCGGAGACTTCTGGCTCCAGAACTTGGAGAAAGATCACAGGTATAAACTCACAGTAGAAAAGGATGGTTACATCACGTGGGCTCTAGATGAAATAAAGGCGGAGAGGGACATCAACCTAGGGGAGATCCCTCTTCTGAAAAAGAGGTAA
- a CDS encoding cupin domain-containing protein has product MIKVKFDDVKPYEAPGHFNMIAFRLQHKDTTGAEKFWVGLSHFLPGGGAEMSASNVERVYVMLAGKMTVVTEDGKEIVLEPYDSLLIPKGEKRALINKTKQPATMLVICSYPEK; this is encoded by the coding sequence ATGATAAAGGTAAAGTTCGATGATGTAAAGCCATACGAAGCGCCTGGGCACTTCAATATGATTGCTTTTAGGCTTCAGCATAAAGATACCACAGGTGCAGAAAAATTTTGGGTGGGGCTATCACACTTCTTACCCGGCGGAGGCGCGGAGATGTCAGCTAGCAACGTGGAGCGGGTTTATGTGATGCTTGCTGGGAAAATGACCGTTGTGACAGAAGATGGTAAGGAGATAGTACTCGAACCTTATGATTCGCTCCTCATCCCTAAGGGCGAAAAACGCGCGCTAATAAATAAAACAAAACAGCCCGCTACTATGCTAGTCATCTGCAGCTACCCTGAGAAATAA